In Leptospira perdikensis, a single genomic region encodes these proteins:
- a CDS encoding M23 family metallopeptidase: MILQNLRDLQNKNWFVTNNQFFLFLFTTCLSLLGTGCVSKGYSYQGNPLFGWMESSGEVRTTDPYPILKRYPSFQATDFEFPVGGKYAEGYYLAQKFGAENGKFGGRKHLGEDWNSITGGDTDFAAPVYTFGNGVVSEIADYGGGWGKVVRIVHHHNVGNGDFWFLESVYAHLHTIDVEPGQLVKKTEWIGTIGDAGGNYPAHLHFELRSAIGAPLGGGYALKTDGFLPPTRWLMQYGPKDKSFSEESFQYLMEKGGTL, from the coding sequence ATGATTCTTCAAAATCTTCGAGATCTTCAAAACAAAAATTGGTTCGTAACAAATAATCAATTTTTTCTTTTTCTCTTCACAACCTGTCTTTCTCTACTCGGGACAGGTTGTGTCTCCAAAGGTTACTCCTACCAAGGAAACCCACTCTTTGGATGGATGGAATCTTCTGGCGAAGTTCGCACCACTGACCCATACCCCATTCTAAAACGATATCCATCTTTCCAAGCCACTGACTTTGAATTTCCTGTGGGTGGAAAATATGCGGAGGGTTACTACTTAGCACAAAAATTTGGTGCCGAAAACGGAAAGTTTGGTGGGCGAAAACATCTTGGGGAAGATTGGAACTCGATCACTGGTGGTGATACTGATTTTGCAGCACCTGTGTATACTTTTGGAAACGGAGTGGTTTCTGAGATTGCTGACTATGGCGGCGGTTGGGGGAAAGTAGTCCGTATTGTGCACCATCATAATGTAGGCAATGGAGATTTTTGGTTTTTAGAATCAGTCTATGCCCATCTTCATACCATCGATGTAGAACCGGGACAATTAGTTAAAAAAACAGAATGGATTGGGACTATTGGTGATGCCGGAGGAAATTACCCAGCGCATTTACATTTCGAACTTCGTTCAGCCATTGGTGCACCGTTAGGTGGAGGATATGCGTTAAAAACAGACGGTTTTTTGCCACCGACCAGGTGGCTGATGCAATATGGGCCAAAAGATAAATCTTTTTCTGAAGAAAGTTTCCAGTATCTAATGGAAAAGGGGGGAACCCTTTAA
- a CDS encoding thioredoxin family protein gives MRKFPSAFYMEHRFRILFSLLFFGFTLTALSHCSKQSDIIFSNYEESLVLAKNSNRKLIVVFGADWCPDCRALDGIFEEPEPKALLKENFILFKVDVGRFDKNLSLNDKLGNPIQNGIPALVVVKPDGNILTSTKGGEFSNASKMTKEQVLEYLYRL, from the coding sequence ATGCGGAAGTTTCCTTCCGCTTTTTATATGGAACACAGATTCCGAATTCTTTTCTCTCTCCTATTTTTTGGATTCACACTTACCGCTCTATCCCACTGCTCCAAACAAAGTGACATAATATTTTCAAATTACGAAGAAAGTTTGGTTTTGGCAAAAAACTCAAACAGGAAACTCATCGTAGTTTTTGGTGCCGATTGGTGTCCCGACTGTAGAGCATTAGATGGGATCTTTGAGGAACCAGAACCAAAAGCTCTACTCAAAGAAAATTTTATTCTCTTCAAAGTAGATGTGGGTCGTTTCGACAAAAACTTAAGTCTAAATGATAAACTTGGGAACCCCATTCAAAATGGAATTCCTGCTTTGGTTGTAGTAAAGCCGGACGGAAATATTCTCACTTCTACAAAGGGTGGAGAATTCTCTAACGCAAGTAAGATGACAAAAGAACAAGTTCTAGAATATTTATATCGCCTTTAG
- a CDS encoding flavin-containing monooxygenase: protein MALPKVCVIGAGSSGITIIKSLKEHGIPFDCYEKGSDVGGNWRYKNDNGLSNIYKSLHINTHRDRMEYRDYPMPTNYADYPNHEPIQNYFLSYVDHFGLRKHIQFKNGVKKAERTEDGIWKITPEKGPVKYYDVLVVANGHHWSERWPEPAFPGKFSGQIIHSHSYVDPKTPVNCEGKNVVVLGMGNSAMDISVELSRPGVAKKVFLSARRGAYVIPNYLFGKPLDKLTEYTPHWVPFFIQQTLAHLLIRFGVGKMEDFGLPKPDHKFGSAHPTISQDLLVRLGRGDIKPKPVITELKGKKILFADGTEEDADVLIYCTGYNIKFPFFDEDFLSAPNNYIPLYYKMIKPGINDLFFVGLMQPLGAIMPLAECQGKWIAQYLTGNYLLPSKEDMEKSIEKDQVDMKKRYVNSTRHTIQVDYDTFIYNMKAEMANGKKRSSKLGNHLPIEARAEFLSEGRHDSSKSSRSSKQKLVRNK, encoded by the coding sequence ATGGCACTTCCCAAAGTTTGTGTAATTGGCGCAGGATCATCCGGCATAACAATCATTAAATCATTAAAAGAACATGGAATTCCTTTTGATTGTTACGAAAAAGGAAGTGATGTGGGTGGTAACTGGCGTTACAAAAACGACAACGGCCTTAGTAATATTTATAAATCTCTTCATATCAACACCCATCGGGACCGAATGGAATACCGCGATTATCCGATGCCCACAAATTATGCGGACTACCCAAATCACGAACCCATTCAGAATTATTTTTTATCTTATGTGGATCATTTCGGACTTCGTAAACACATTCAATTCAAGAATGGAGTGAAAAAAGCGGAACGAACTGAAGATGGAATTTGGAAAATCACTCCTGAAAAAGGACCAGTTAAATACTACGATGTGTTAGTCGTAGCCAATGGCCATCACTGGAGTGAACGTTGGCCTGAACCTGCCTTTCCTGGGAAGTTTTCTGGCCAAATCATACATTCGCACTCTTATGTTGACCCAAAAACACCCGTTAACTGCGAAGGTAAAAATGTCGTGGTTCTTGGTATGGGAAATAGTGCGATGGATATCTCAGTGGAACTCTCTAGACCCGGTGTTGCCAAAAAAGTATTTTTGTCAGCAAGACGTGGAGCTTATGTCATTCCCAACTATCTTTTTGGAAAACCTTTAGATAAATTAACAGAATACACACCTCATTGGGTTCCATTTTTTATCCAACAAACACTCGCTCACCTTCTGATTCGATTTGGTGTAGGTAAAATGGAGGATTTTGGTTTACCAAAACCTGATCATAAGTTTGGTTCTGCCCACCCTACCATCTCTCAAGATTTACTAGTAAGGCTTGGCCGAGGTGATATCAAACCAAAGCCAGTAATCACAGAACTCAAAGGAAAAAAAATTCTTTTTGCTGATGGAACAGAAGAGGATGCGGATGTTCTCATTTACTGTACTGGATACAATATTAAATTTCCGTTCTTTGATGAAGATTTTTTATCAGCTCCAAATAATTACATTCCTCTTTACTACAAAATGATCAAACCTGGAATCAATGATTTATTTTTTGTAGGCCTCATGCAGCCGTTAGGTGCGATTATGCCACTGGCAGAATGCCAAGGGAAATGGATCGCTCAATATCTGACAGGGAATTACCTACTTCCATCAAAAGAAGATATGGAAAAATCCATTGAAAAGGACCAAGTGGATATGAAAAAAAGGTATGTGAATAGCACACGCCACACCATCCAAGTGGACTATGATACCTTCATCTACAATATGAAAGCAGAAATGGCAAATGGTAAAAAAAGATCTTCAAAACTAGGAAACCATTTGCCAATCGAAGCACGAGCGGAATTCCTTTCGGAAGGACGTCATGATTCTTCAAAATCTTCGAGATCTTCAAAACAAAAATTGGTTCGTAACAAATAA